TATTTCAGCAGTAATGGAGGTGATACCGCCTCCCATAATTTTGCAGTATAAGGTGTCATGATCGTGCCAGCTTATTAGGGCTTTGGGTAGTTACTGTTTAGAAGTACTGTTGCATCCTGTGTCCCAATTAGGTTTAGGTTTCTATAGCTGTCTTGTACTAACTACTAAGTCATAACTCATCTGTTTGTCTTAATGAGGAAGAACTAAGATATAGAATAGTAATATCAACGTGGCTTAAGATATGCTTAAAGCGCATAGGCTTCTAATGGAGGGACAACAAACAATAATCCATACACAAAACTCCCATGGTGATGTCAATCTATTTCAATGGTTTGAATTTATTGTAAATAGTGCTATTAATTAGTTACTCATTTGCCTCTATTGAGAGGAAAAATATGATGCTTGATTTTGCTGGTGTGTTATCCAAAATATATCTCCAGGATATCCGAATTCCAATTAATTTGGGTTCCAGTATCTTTGGCCCGGGATTTCTGGGTTGATCATTCATGTTAGACCTCACAACAGCTGGGGCTGGTGGTCCCAATTTTATCTTATTTGTTTCCTGGTCTCTTGTTAAGTTTAGCTATGTCTTTAGCAACAAAATTCTGAGTCTTTTCTCTACCTTTTTCAGACATGTACTGGTACAGTTCTCAAAGTTTCTTCCTTACAGTTTTTCAGATTTTTCTACTTATTTCCGCCTTTGTATAGAAAGTTGCGTCATAGGCTCATGGCCATGGAAATTATGTCAATAATGAGGTAGacagaaaatgagaaaatccaTGAGCTCTTTATGAATGTCATATCTTTGTGGATATGATAATGAATAATCATATTGGCTTGGATGATTCAATAGTGATATACCTTCACAGCTCATATGTTTGTAATGAAtgattttaatctttttatataTCATAAATTCCTAACCTTGTCCCCAGACTATGGTGCTTGACCATATCTGCTGTCGATCCTAGTCTCTGCTGTAACTGCTAAGTGTACCACTCTGTTGCAGAAACATTAGTTTATAGAATTATAGTGATGATTTGTAAAGGAAAGCTAAGTGGACAATTAAGGTGATTTGTTTACTAAACCATGGTTTTTGGTGCATGTTTGgtggaattttcttttccttttcctttttctattgATTGTGGATTGCATCAGAATATATGGTTTGACGTAGATATTACAAGGAAGTTTGTTAAGAAGACATATGTAGGTCCCTTCTGGTATGCATATTGTAACAGGTAGAATCAAAATAATTTCATGCCTTGATTTGACAATATCATGCATGCAAACCGCAATTTCTGGTTTCTAATATATAAATATCTAGAACCGTCGTCATTTGTAGGTCCACGTGCTCCCTGGGTCATGTGAGCGAGTGTTAGGGACTGTTGCATCATCTTAATTATTCTATTATACATGATAGTCCCCTGTTTGAAGCTGCACTAATCTTATTTTAATCTCATGTGGGTTTACTTAATCAGTCAATTTACAAATCAACTTAGTGcaagattgttttttttttcctccccctTTTATAATTACTAAGTCAATTAGTCCATTCTCAACGGATGCTTTCATCTTGATGTTATTTCAGGTTCTATGCATCAGAAGTGGTGGTAGCTCTAGAGTATCTTCACATGATGGGTATTGTTTACCGCGATTTAAAGCCTGAAAACGTGCTTGTTAGATCAGATGGCCACATCATGCTCACAGATTTTGACCTTTCCTTAAAATGTGATGATTCTACATCGACTCCTCAGATTTTTTCTGATTCCAACACACCTATTTTTGCCGCACAAACTGAGTACCAGGTTGAGCATCGTCCATTCACCTCATCTTCATGCATCATTCCCAAGTGTATAATCCCTGCAGTGTCGTGTTTCAACCCAAAACGCAAAAGTAAAAGGAAGACAGGTCATCGTGCTGGGCCTGAGTTTGTGGCCGAGCCGATTGATGTCAGGTCCATGTCATTTGTAGGTACACACGAGTACTTGGCACCGGAGATTGTGTCTGGCGAAGGCCATGGGAGTCCAGTGGACTGGTGGACTCTTGGGATATTTATGTTTGAACTATTTTATGGGGTTACACCCTTCAGGGGTGTGGACCATGAACTAACCCTAGCTAATATAGTGGCTCGAGCCCTCGAGTTCCCCAAGGAACCGGTCTTGCCAAATACCGCCAAGGACCTAATCTGTCAACTGTTGGCCAAGGACCCATGTAGACGAATGGGGTCAACAATGGGCGCGTCAGCAATCAAGCACCACTCTTTCTTCCAAGGGGTCAATTGGGCATTGTTGAGATGTACTCCCCCACCCTATATTCCCCCGCCGTTTAGTAGGGAAGTTGTATTAGATGAAAGTTGTCCTGAAACTCCCATGGATTATTACTAGTAAGTTGGAATGAAATGTTAATAAGACATTACGCAAGAGTTCATAGTCCTGTCTTTTTTGTATATCGTAGTGATGTTGGTAACGTAGAATGCATAAATAATAGGTAGGGGAGGATTCCATTGCTCTTATATCCTGTTATTTTCTCGTAAGCTTCGTTATTTTTTGCTAGCTTCTTGTTACTTTCTAGTTTTGGCAAGATCTCAAGGGAAAAAATTAttcaagaaagttaggattttTGTTTTCCAATGTCAATGCTGATGTTGGGAACATTGGAGACTGACAACATGAGATTAAACAATGATACTGAAGTGTAGTAAAGCCAATGGCGCCGCGTGATAGGAAAAGAGACCCAAGCATGGGGCAGGGCTCGAAGGAATTGTTATTTGTTCGTGTGTTTGTTGTCTGATGAAGAGCCTGCCGTGCCCTCTCATGTGAATTGTTTGGCGCGAAGGAAAGATGTGGGGGAGGAGGCGGCCTCGGATAGAGATTTTGATGCAGTGAGGCTGCAggttcccttatcccacatcgggtagaTGGGAGTTGGAgaagtgctttatatgggtgGGCAATCCTCAACCTTGCAAGCCGGTTTTCAAGGTGTGAGTTAGGCCCACGCCATCAATGTGGTATCGGAGCCCAGGCCCATGCTAACGATGCGGGTGCATGTGGGTCTGCGGGGTGGTGCTCCACGGGGTGGGGGCCACACGTGGGACACGTGTTCTCTTGTTGGAGGGAGGGAATTGATGCAGTGAGGCTGCAggttcccttatcccacatcgggttGCAAGCCGGTTTTCAAGGTGTGAGTTAGGCCCACGCCATCAGATTTTTTCTTCCCTTCAGATTATTAAAACCGGCTCCGCCCGTGGGTTAACCCGGGTTGACCTCCTATTTTACTATAAGCGGGCCGAGTCAGTTATCGGCTCGCTTAACCATATGGGCCGATGTCCATGCCCGTGGGTTAACCCGGGTTGACCTCCTATTTTACTATAAGCGGGCCGAGTCAGTTATCGGCTCGCTTAAACATATGGGCCGATGTCAAACCATGGAGATCCGGGGTGTTAACATCAAACTGTGAGACCCGCTTGATTAACGGTCCAGGTCCTGACTTTCCCTTCTTCCGATCAATATCCAACGTGCAAATCTACTGCTCGCCATCAATATTCTTTGCCGGCTATGCAGTGCAGTCAGGGTTCAGTACCTCGTCGTTGGTTTGAAGGGAGAGAGATGTTGGAATGGTCGATTGAAGCAAGTAAGTCCGTCCACCAGCTTAGACATGATTAATGAAAAGTGGTTGAAGGTCTTGCTGAAAAAGAGAATTAATTGGTTGCCTTTTTGTGGCTTGATTCTGGTTTTTGTTCTTCGACAAAATGGTTAGGAATCAAAGGCTAAAATCTGGTCACAACAAACACTAACTTCCCGTTGCCATTGAAGCACCACCCTCTACTCTTAGAGGAAAATGGTTAGGGATCAAAGGCCAAATTTTGAAGCGAGAGCATTGAATTCTTTCCACAATTGTGATTTCTCGGCTATCAGTCAGTTCAGATTTCTCTTTCTAATTGTTTTTCTTTGCTGCTTAATGATGCTCACGactttaatattttaattatctGATTTTATGACGCTTGGGTGTGTGGATTTGTTGTTATATATTGATATAAGAATCTTTATTTTGGTAGAGGTACGCAAAGGTTGATTTTTGGACAGTAATGCTTTCAGCATGCTGGATTCCATGGGTGCCATTTGATGGTTCCTTGGTGAAGCTTCTAGTTTTATACTTTATAGAGAGATCAATCCCGTATTTGGGTTAGTTGAATCCGTAAGATTGTGAAAGTGGAATGGATGTCTAAATATGTGTTTTTGCTGGGCTTTAGTGGGTGCAGAAATGTTATTTTTCAAAGAAGTTTTTAGCAGCGACTTGGGTGTAGTATTGGGGTGTTTTTGATTGAGGATTAGTGAATTTGAATCAAAGAGCACCtttgatttttattattctgATTGTGTTCATAGAAGGTAAAGGTTCTGGTTGGGACATTTTGATCTCTCCCTCATAATACCAGTACAATTTGATGGTCACTCTCAACAGAATGAGAGGtaacaagaaagagaaaatcTGTAGGGGAAAAGAGAGGAAGGTAGAACGAAAGACAAGATACAAAAGAATGGGAACTGATCAAAGAAGAGAGAGTGAAGAGAGGGAAAAGAAAGAATGGCTAAAAAAGGAACAATTCACCTGCTATGTTAGCAAATTTTTTGACAATAACTTGACAGTGGTTTACAGATTACttaattgcatttttttttgaatgaatgaCTAATTGACACAAAACCTTTGCTCGACTGAATTGAAATGTACCCTATTTTTCAATGACTAGTATACTTCACTCAAAGTATAGAGATAAATATGTAAAACAATAAATGTTGAAACTCAACTTTTGTTTCTGTAAGTTATATGAGTAAAATATTTCTCTCGTTTGTTCTATTCATGTAAAATGGTATGGCAACTTATTCTGTGGAAAGTAATTTAGTCATGGGagaatttttaattttcatggGCACGCTTGGAATAAACGGTGGTTGGTGTTTGAGGAATGGAGTTACCAAGTATGACAATAGAGTACAGCTCCCATTGCCAAACAAAGCGCAATTGCCACCGCATCCTTGATTCATAAAAAGACTGACTTTTGACTCTTTTGTCCCTGGATAGAGATGAAAttcacatatatagatatacttGAATATATTCTTCTCTGCTACTGTTGTAGTGATAGAGTGTACTGAACCACCATAGATTTGATAAGAAGAAGGTTTTTCTCGCTTTTTGTGCTGCTGTTTGGctttcttggttttccaagGGAAAGATCAAGATGTTGGGGGCTAGTATCAAAGAGCAGCTCACTAACTTTATCAGGAGTTTGAATGAACGGGTAAGTGTCACATTTCATATTGGTACATGTTGTCTTCTTTTGCCATCTCTATTGTGCGCTGTTGTTTTGGTCGGACTTGAGTCTTGCAgtgtttatttttatgtaatttcctCCAGAAGAAATTGCAACCTGGTCGTATGTGTAAATTTCATATTTTGATCTCGTCATGGTTTTGAATGCTTGATTTCACAATAAGTCGCAATTAGATTTCTGATTGAAGTCGTGACGCCTGGTCGTATGTgtagatttgtattttgatctcATCATGGTTTTGAATGCTTGATTTCACAATATGTTGCTATCGGACTTCTGATTGAAATTGTGATGCGAATCATAATTTATTTGTCCCCTGCACTGAATAATTGGAAAGAAGCAACCATGTTCCTCTGGTTCATGCAGTTTTTGGTTGAATATACTAGGAGGCCAAAGGTAAAGGCAAGTAAGGGGAAGTTAAAATTGAAGTCTTTTGGCTATGAGGGAAACAGAATAATAGAGCCAGATAATAAACAATAATTGGataaattcttttcttttatctgGAATTCAAAACTGAAATCTTTCCCTATCCTATTTACTCACTGGCCTTCATACTGAGTTGGTTTTGGAATAATTTAATGTTCATTGAAAGGTGTTTCATGATTTGTCATATAAAATATCTTGAAAAGATCCTTCTTGCATTTGGAAAAATGTTTCAACTTCCATGATTCCTTCTATGGGAGTTTTGCTATGTTTTTGTTAGAGAATGCCAACTTTTTGTAAATTCTTATCAATTTTTTATGTGTAGGGTCTGTTAGATCATCACTTTGATCTGGCACTAGAGCTGCAGACTGAAGAAAATCCGCAGTTTGTTTCAGAATTGATTTCCATGTTCTGCAGAGATGCTGAAGTTTCAATAGCAGAGTTGACTACACTACTGTACTTTTCTAATCTCATCTAACCATATCCATATGTGTATTTTTTTCGAGCCTCAATTCACTTTATTGGCGACCTTTTAATTGTCTTaaatgtttggactttggatgcATGTATTTGATAAAATCAGCAGTGATCAACCTCTTGTGGACTATACCAAGGCGATTACTTTTGTTCATCAGCTCAAAGGAAGTAGTTCGAGGTAACACTGTCATTCTTTTTTAAATGATGTAATTTTGTATGTGAATTTGGTTACTTTTTGGGTCATCTGTATCTAAACTTAGTTAGAAAatataatttagttttatacATATATGGTTATAGTTTTAATCTGCACTGTGGGAGGCATTAACtggtttggaaatttataaTATTGATATTGGTGTTGATATATATGCCTCAGCAAATACTCAAAACATTAGAGTCATTCATTTGCTGACAAATTTTCTACTTTAGACTTAGATGTGCATTGTACCCGTTGTATATTGGAAATCTGAGCACTCATTAGGCTAGAATGTTCTGTCTTTAATGTGTGTGCACATAGCACGCAGTGCCACTTAAGAGTTGAGAAACTCTTTAAAGCAACACTAGTAAGAAATAGTATGGACATGTACATGGAAGTTGGAACTGCTTATAAGTTATAGCCCCCTTTTAAGTATAATTTTCTTCTGCGGGATCCTCTAGTTTTGTTGATGCTTTCAATgcatttctttcaaatttcaatgccGGGTCTTATGCTGCGGGGTATTCATGCTCTTTTAATTAAGGATCGGAAGCCATTATAAGCTACCGCATGAAGTTGACATAAAAGTTTTCTTGTTAAGGAAATATTCTCATTGATTCACTATTTTATCCCGTATTTACTGGAAAATGGTTAAACCTTAGTTTGTCAAATGATATTGGATTTATATTTCTCTTCAATGCAGTGACATCAACAAGGACAAAATTATTTATGGGCTATGCTATCTTTTTAATTTCTCCTTATGGTGGCCATTTTGGAGAACTGATCAAGTTTCTGTCATCATGATTTATTGGCTACGCTTCACATTATCACATATACATGccaaattttgattttatatcaTTTTACATACCTACTGCCTTGCTTGATGCTTTGCTGTTTGATCCCATTAGTCTGATAATTAtttacaattttattttcatgGTATGCTTGTATCCGGGATTGAAGTATTGGTGGTTGTCGGATGACCCTGGCTTCTGGTGAGCTACGACAAGCTTCTGATAAAAGAAACAAGGAGAGGTAAGATTTGCCATTCTCTCATCACAAAGCTGTTGAAACTGCACTCACCTTTTCAGTTGTCAATACCCGTCACGTGTCTAAATGTGAATCTTGTGGAAGTATTCAAGCTGCCATTTCATACCCCTAATCATGTGCTTTATTCCTGGCAAGTTGGGAGATTGCGCTAACATTGAAATTATTTGCCTTTTGCTATCGTAtgaattaattttctttaaatCAACCAAAGCATGTAGAAACAggttttttgttattattaggCAACTAAAGGTGTGAGGTTCAACATGATGCATGTATTTCATTTTCAAACCTCCAAGGCCATTTCACTTCCCTTTTGATTTTCCTGCTTTTCTTTCCCTAGTATAAGCTCTCTCCTTTTGATCTTTGACAATATGCATTTAGGTGCATTGAAGCACTCTACAAGGTCAAGCAGGAATACCAAATTTTGAAGGAGAATCTGAGTATCATTGCCCAGGTAGAACTTAATTTGAACTTCCATCTTCTTGGTCTTGGATGTAGATTTAGAAATTGATAGAACTTAAAGATTCATCTCGCGATTTCAGAGGATATAAATAAAAGATTACTCCAATTTTTATGTCTGATTTCTGGTTCGGAGATTATGGATCAGTTaatgttgattttgatttcgATAATAAGCCAGTTGATGAAAAACATGCAAACTTGGGGAAAGCTACCTGCACATTTGTATCTTAGCCATTGCTGTTTTGTTGGATCATGCATTAATACTTGGCTTTGATTGTAGAACCCTGATATAATTCTTATGTTCTAACAACTGTTGTCATTCTTGGGATTAATCTGGCACAGATGCAGAACGCTATTCAAGCAAATGAGAGAAGCAAACGACCATAGTTGCTGTTCCATGGATGCTTCTTAGAAGACAGGACAATTGGCTTATACAGGCAATGGATTTTCATTGAATTCCTTAAAATGTAATAAGTGCCAATGATGATATTTGATCCATTTGGTGGACAATTTTGCCACAGGTATTAATGCTAGCATTAAAGTGCGTGAAATGTTGATAATGTTTGATTATACTTTTGTTGTTAGCATTTATGCTATTGAAATTGATGTGACAAATTATGTGCGGAGTATTATAAAGGGAATTTCACGTTTAAAACGaggttaaaaattaaaatctcaTACAATTTTTCACAAAATTATTCCAAAATTGTTCAATCTTGAACAATTGTAAAATGATCATTTTGAGCCATCAAAATTGTCTGAAATTTTGGATCATGAAATTGCTGTTTGATGCATTACCAACATTAATGTTGCTGTTTGATTTACATCATTACTCATTCATTAGCATCCCCTTTTCATTCTCTTTTATTCTAAAGCATGTGTTTAAATCATAAATGTCTAACAGCAGGTTGGCTTTTGAGTTTGCAGACTATAATGCATTTAGCTGCCTTATCTCCAGTTCAAAATCCACAGTTTTgcaaaatatttggaaaaaaataaaataaattctcAATGAGATCCATCAACTTAGAACCCAAACAACtaaaattagaaaattaataattatatgaatttcagacataatttGACAAATTTGTCCACCAAAAGTTACAAAACCTCAATATCTAGGTATCCCACTACATAATCCTTAAACATAGaaaaacaacataaacaaaacaagACGCACTCTTATGAACCAAGAATCATCCTCTTAATCAAAAAGGCTGAAACCCATATCCTGTAGAAGCAGCACAAAGATGGCAAATGTCAGGAAGAACTAGAAAAAAGATACCATTAGTAAACAGATCTATTGTTACAGAAGCACAGGCCGCTAAATACGAGATTGGAAAATCCTGTAGATTTACACAAAAGTTCACTTACATCATCAGACTCTTCaaccttctcttctttcttaggCGCTTCTTCAGCTGGAGCAGCAGCCGCAGCACCACCTCCAGAAGCAGGAGCTGCTGCAACAGCAACACCACCGCCGCCACCAGAAGGCACTGAGGCCAACTTTTCTCTACCAGAAGCAATTAGTTCTAATGGATCTTTTCCCTTGACTTGATCCAACAACAACTTAATCATGTCCTCATCAGCCTCGGCTCCAACTATTAGTAAGCAAATCCAACAC
This genomic stretch from Tripterygium wilfordii isolate XIE 37 chromosome 22, ASM1340144v1, whole genome shotgun sequence harbors:
- the LOC119990543 gene encoding serine/threonine-protein kinase D6PKL2-like encodes the protein MESSLPDDLADDLQSLSFTSTATTTTTFQRSTSSGSSSATLTPAPSTHGSFSSKVRSNISLADIRLSLRLGAGDIGSVYLAEHKNPTDAGNCALFAAKVMDKKELISRSKEGRARTEREILELLGHPFLPTLYASIDSPRWLCLLTEFCPGGDLHVLRQRQPNKRFDEAAVRFYASEVVVALEYLHMMGIVYRDLKPENVLVRSDGHIMLTDFDLSLKCDDSTSTPQIFSDSNTPIFAAQTEYQVEHRPFTSSSCIIPKCIIPAVSCFNPKRKSKRKTGHRAGPEFVAEPIDVRSMSFVGTHEYLAPEIVSGEGHGSPVDWWTLGIFMFELFYGVTPFRGVDHELTLANIVARALEFPKEPVLPNTAKDLICQLLAKDPCRRMGSTMGASAIKHHSFFQGVNWALLRCTPPPYIPPPFSREVVLDESCPETPMDYY
- the LOC119992134 gene encoding histidine-containing phosphotransfer protein 2-like isoform X2; translation: MLGASIKEQLTNFIRSLNERGLLDHHFDLALELQTEENPQFVSELISMFCRDAEVSIAELTTLLDQPLVDYTKAITFVHQLKGSSSSIGGCRMTLASGELRQASDKRNKERCIEALYKVKQEYQILKENLSIIAQMQNAIQANERSKRP
- the LOC119992134 gene encoding histidine-containing phosphotransfer protein 2-like isoform X1 codes for the protein MLGASIKEQLTNFIRSLNERGLLDHHFDLALELQTEENPQFVSELISMFCRDAEVSIAELTTLLSDQPLVDYTKAITFVHQLKGSSSSIGGCRMTLASGELRQASDKRNKERCIEALYKVKQEYQILKENLSIIAQMQNAIQANERSKRP
- the LOC119991903 gene encoding 60S acidic ribosomal protein P2-like, giving the protein MKVIAAFLLALLGGNPSPTADDLKTILGSVGAEADEDMIKLLLDQVKGKDPLELIASGREKLASVPSGGGGGVAVAAAPASGGGAAAAAPAEEAPKKEEKVEESDDDMGFSLFD